Below is a window of Candidatus Atribacteria bacterium DNA.
GTCATAGGATTTGTAGCAGAAATCATTTTTCATATTTTTCCTTTTACTTTATTAGTATTATTGTTTGGATATTTTCTAAAAAATCCAAACAATAATAAAATAATATGGACCTCTATTTTAATAGTCTCGTTAGTAGAACCAATTTTTCATATAGTGGATATGAGTTCTGGGCAACAAAATTCTTTTTGGCTTCTGGGATATATAGGTATTCATATTTGTTTATTTAATTTTCTTCAATTGTATACTCTTAAACGAAATGGATTTATAGCAATGTATTTGTTAAGAATGATATATTATCTTATTTGGCATATTCTTTGGGGTTATTTACGTTTAAATATATTGTTTTAAACTCATGATGGAAGCTATTTGCTTTTTCGTTTTAAAATAGCACAGAATATGATTTTATTACAGAATTGTCATAATGGTCTTTTTAGTTATTTGTTTTATTCTAAGATATTAATTTTAACCTTAATATAGGGTTAAAATAAGAGGAGGGAATATACTTATGGATAAATAAGAGATAATAAGCAATTAAATTGGATTTGGAATACTAATCGGAAGATAAATTAACTCTTTTAGTTTATAGGTGTTTTGTAATTCTCCTGTAATTTCACCCCAAAAAAAAGCTCCAAACCTTTCCAATAGGGGGAGCCAGACCATTTCCAGCCCTTTGGTATTTGCTGAAGAGCTTTATTTTTTTTTAGAATTATTTTTCAAAAAAAGAAGGATTTTCAAATAGACTTGCAGTATAAAAATAACGATGTGTTAAAAAAAATAAATATTGTAACCTGTATGAAGGTAACAGGAGAGACCTTTTTTTCATAATAAAAGAAAAGGAGCCGAAGAGGCAAGATGCTATAAGCATTCAAACTTTCAGGCAAAGGGACTGTTACGGGACAGAACTCTGGAGAGCTTTATGATAAAAAGCACCAAAAAGGCAATTTCTAATCTTTGGGAATAACCTTACTGAGTTTTCTAAAAAATTATCTCCTAATTTCTTAGGAAGAATCTTTCAGGTAAAAGGACAGAGCAAGAAAGTAATCTAATTATTTTCTTGCTCTGTCCTTTTTTATAGTTTAAAATAATAGGCCTAATTTATGAAATAAGACCAGGGCAGACTTTCTAATAAGGTTGGTTAAAGTGATGAAGCTAGGACACTTTTCCCCTAAAATTATAATGTTTAGAGGAGGTGAAAATCCTCAACAATCAAGTAAAATTAACATAAAATTCAGCAATTAGTCGTACTATAAATGTTCCATATATCTATATTATTTAGGAGGCAAAACATGTTAAAAAAAAGAAATCTTCTCTTTCTCTCTCTGCTCATCTTGGGGGCTTTACTTTTAAGTAGTTGTTTCCTTAATCCCCCCGCAACCGAAGGGATACTCAAAGGGCAAATTATGTTACCGGAGGGAACCATTCAGGCAAAAGACCTGACCGGTCAAGCCCTGCCTGATGCCACGGTCAACATCATTGATCTTACAACTGGTGTGATTTTCGCTACCACCACCACCAATGCTACCGGCCACTACCAGATCTCTGTTCCTCCGGGTGGTCCCTATCTTTTAGAAGCAGTCAAAGATGGGGTGAAACTGGAGCAGATCACTTGTCAGGTGGAAGTCGGTATTGAGTATGACCTGGGAACAGCTGATTGTATTACCACTGCCACTGCCTTAATTGCCCAGGCGATGATAGATGCAGGAGATAATCCGGCTTCCATCAATTTTGCTGATATTCTGGCTGACCCAGACTTTGATGATCTTTCAAGTATCGTATGCACTACCATACAAGCAGGTCAAGACCCCACGACATCAGCAGTGGTTCTGCAGGCAGTAGAGAATTTCCTTAATCCACCAACACCTGCTCCAGCACCCACTCCAACCTACACTGTGTCCTTTGATTCTCAAGGGGGGAGTACCGTCAATTCACAGACAGTAGCACAGGGCGGGAAGTTGACTGAACCGACAGATCCCGTACAGACCGGCTACACCTTTGGCGGTTGGTATAAAGAATCTGGGTGTACTAATCTCTGGGACTTTACCACTGATATAGTGACAGCTAATGTGACCCTCTATGCAAAATGGATGAACATTGATGCGACTTTAAGTGTTCTTATCGTAAGCACGGGTACTCTAAACCCGGTTTTTAGTGCTGGCACCATAAACTATACGGTAGAACTGCCCCACGAGACATCAGAAGTGCCTACAGTAAATGCTACTACCACTGATTCTAATGCTACTAAACTAATTACACAGGCAACTAATCTTACCGGAACAGAGGCAGAGAGGACAGCTACCGTGGTGGTTACTGCGGAAGACGGTATTACCCAAAAGACTTATACGGTAACTTTTAGTCTGCTTGGCCCGGTCCATAATACAACCAAAGATATTTATTACAATACAATTCAGGCAGCCTTAAATGCCGCAAGTACCGGAAATACTATCGAAGTGTCCGATGGAATCTATGAAGAGAGTATTACCTTCCCCTCTGGTAAGTTGATTATCCTGCAAAGTGTGAACGGGGCTTCCTCAACAATTATCCAAGGAGCTAATAGTACTAACACAGTAACCTCAAGTAATTCTCTGGATGGTACTACTCTTGAAGGTTTTACCATTACCCATGAAAGCCCAAATACCGGAAAGGGAATCGATAATGGTGGAATACTGATAATAAATGACTGTATGATTATCGGTAATAAAAATCCTGGTACTGATTATGGCGGAGGAATATATAATCATGGTACGTTAACTATTAACGGAAGTATGATCTCCGATAACTCTATCCATTGGTGTGGCGGTGGAATATACAATAGTAGTGACTGTAATTTAATTATCTCTGATAGTACAATCTCCGCTAACTCTGGTCCACATGGAGGTGGAATACACAATGTAGGTATATTAACCATTAACACGGATAGCGTTATTTCTGATAATGATTCTACGGGTTATAACGGTGGTGGAATATATAACCAAGGAGTGTTAACTATTGACACTGGAAGTGAGGTTTCGGGGAATACATCTGACCTTGGTGGTGGGATATACAACTACGGTACTTTAACTATTCAAGGAGGAAGTTATATCTCTGGAAATACGGTTACTAGCTACGGTGGAGGAATATATAACGAAACTGGTTACACAGCAACAATCACCGGAGCAAGCACTGTTTCCGGTAATAGTACTCCTGGTCCCGGCGGTGGAATATGTAATAAAGGTACATTAGATGTGAATGGAGCAAGCATTGTTTCGACTAATAGTGCTTCTACGGGCGGTGGAATATATAATGATAATGGTGCATTAACCATTACTTCAAGTACTATTTCCGGAAATACAGCAAGTTTTGTAGGCAATAGTGGTGGTATACATTTAGTTTCAGGAGCTGTTACTATCGGCGGAGAGGGTAAAGAGAATACTATTTGTGGCAACACAGTAGGTGGAACTGCAACTATGGCAAATCAGATTTATCCTGATACTGATCCTTATCCTAATAACTATATATCTGCCTCTTGTACATAGGCAATTGGCGATAATTATGGCGGCGGTGTAGTTGCCTATATCTTCCAAATCGGAGACCCCAACTACATAGCGGACAAACACACGGCTTAATTGCGACTACAGGTGATCAGAGCATAGGAACGGGGATTGTTTGGCATGCTACCAATAATGGAACAACTGGTGCAACAGCAACAGCATTAGTTACAGGGGATAAAAATACAAATCTCATAGTTACAACTTATGGAACAGAAAGTAATGCGGCCAAGTTATGTGATGATTATACTAATTCAGAAACTGGTTCCGGTGTTTATAGTGACTGGTATTTACCAAGCAAAGATGAGTTGAACAAGCTCTACCTTAACAAAGCAACAATTGGTGGTTTTGATTTAAGCGGTCGTCCTTATTGGAGTTCCTCTGAATGCAATGCTGGTGGTGCTTGGTCCCAGGCTTTTGACGATGGCACCCAGTATTATGGACAAAGTAAGAACAGTATCTATCGGGTTCGGGCTGTGCGGACTTTTTAATAAGTTAATAAGAAGAATAGTGGACAGGCTTTATAAGTTTGCAAATTATAAAATGGAAAGGGAAGAACATGTGAACTTGTGAAGCCTGTCCTCGAAGGACTGCTTTATTTCGGGTCAAGTCAATCCTGTCATGATGATGAAAGCGAGGGTGGAGCAATATTTCATTCAACAGTGTAACATAAGATGACCCATCAAAAATAATTATGGATCTTCAAAGTAATTATTAACCTGTCCAGATTATGGTGGAAAACTTTTTTGAAAAAAAGAAGGACTTTTAAACAACTAATATAGTATTTGAATAACAGATCTTTTTAATATATAAGATCACTGTTTTTTTAAATGGATTGAGATAGATCAATATTTATTATATTACTTTTAGTGATTGTAGAAGTTAATAGAATTTTATATGCCTACTGATTTTTGGTCAATACCCCAAAAAAGTAAGAATATAAAAATTATTGCATTTGCTACCTATTTGAAGGTAAAAAAGGAAAATGAGTTATGATTGTTGGGATAGCAACGATTAAACTCTAGTAATAATAAAATAATCAGAATAATAGGGACAGCTTGGGTTCAAGTTACAAATGCAACACTTAACTTTGATATAATAAGCAAAAGAATATTTCTTTTGGAAAACATGAATTCTGACAACGGTTGTACTATTTCAATAATCCTATAACTTTTTTCGACTTTAGTTGCGAAAATCTTCTTAGTAGGAAAGTTTAAAAACAGTTATTTTTGTTATTTTATTGAAGAATTAACTGGCTCAATTTAATATTTTCTATTGCAATATTTCCCTTAAAAGTTATGAAGGCGTTCAATAGGGGGAACCAGACTATTTCCAGCCCTTTGGCATTTGCTGAAGGACTTTTTTAGTGTGCCCAACATAGGCGATTAATAATCGGTGAAAGTCCGATATGGGGGTTGATAGTGCCAACCATTAGCTTAAGACAAGGGTGTCCATCGTGAGGGGGAATCTGAAAGGTTGCCTGCGGCAAAACTTAAGGTCTTAAGGAATACGAACTACATATAAGGCATATGCTTGTGGGTAAGTTTGCTAAACAAAACAAAGCCCAAAAATATCCGAAACAGGCGGTGTAAATGTAGCAGATAGATGGAGTGAAAGTAATCGTTCTTACCTGGGGAGGTCTGACAGATAGGTTGTGAAATGAATTTTAAAACATCAACTCATACAGTGATGTATAATTAAACTGTCAGAAGCCAGCGGACGCCATAGTAGATTGATATACATCAATTGAAGGGCTGAACGATAGGAGGTTTCTAAAAATTTGAAGAACTTAAAAAGAAATACCAAGAAAGCAGGCAACTTCTCATAAAGACTATTTCAAGGATGGAAGGTTGGAAGCCTCAAGATAATGGAAAAGTGCCCAGTATTCTTTCGGCGTTTGATAACAGAAGAAACAGCGAAAACGTATATACCAATAATCTTATGGAGAAAATTCTTGCCAAAGACAACATGAATCAAGCATGCAAGCAAGTGGTAAGAAATAAAGGGAAACATGGAATAGGGAGTAATGCCTGGAGTATGGAATTTCGCTACCTAAGTTTTACAGATAGATATACACAAGTAGCTAATTTTTAACGAGCCGCCATATACCGAACGGTACGTGAGGTGGTGTGAGAGGAGGTAAATGAATTAATCATTTACCTCCTACTTGATTAAATATTTTTATATAAAAAGAAGGATTTTTAAATAAAGTTGTATTATAATAAAAAGGTAAATTAAAAGAAGTGAATAATAAATTAAGTTTAATAAGGACAAATTTAGTAATGAAAAAATTTTTAAAAATTTTAGTCTATTTTCTGGTAAGCCTTCCATTCTTTTGCTTTTGTCTGATAAATGTTCAGGCTGCTTCTAGTACAAATTCAAATAAAACACAAATAGTCCAGTACGGATCAGGGGCAGCCGATTCAGGTATCACTCAAGCAAATCAGTTTGGACCCAAATCAGCAGAGGAATTAGAATCGTTTTTGGACATAGAAA
It encodes the following:
- a CDS encoding DUF1566 domain-containing protein, which produces MATTGDQSIGTGIVWHATNNGTTGATATALVTGDKNTNLIVTTYGTESNAAKLCDDYTNSETGSGVYSDWYLPSKDELNKLYLNKATIGGFDLSGRPYWSSSECNAGGAWSQAFDDGTQYYGQSKNSIYRVRAVRTF